In one Nitrospinota bacterium genomic region, the following are encoded:
- a CDS encoding sulfurtransferase, with translation MMEERTVKEYVNPDVLVTTEWVEEHLDDPEIRIVESDEDVILYEVGHVPGAVKVDWQTELQDQLIRDYVNAGAFEQLVSEKGIANDHTVVFYGDKSNWWATYAFWVFKLFGHEKCRIMDGGRQKWIDEGREFSKEVPAYPATDYKVTSTHEETIRAFREDVDKHLEGQKPLVDVRSPGEFTGELLHMEEYPQEGALRGGHIPGAASIPWGTAVNEDQTFKSAEELWSIYKEQNNLDPADDIIAYCRIGERSSHTWFVLTYLLGYQEVRNYDGSWTEWGNLVRAPIEKP, from the coding sequence ATGATGGAGGAAAGAACAGTGAAAGAGTACGTCAATCCAGATGTTTTAGTGACGACGGAGTGGGTGGAGGAGCACCTCGATGACCCGGAAATCCGTATAGTGGAGTCCGACGAGGACGTCATCCTATATGAAGTGGGCCACGTCCCAGGGGCCGTGAAGGTGGACTGGCAGACCGAACTCCAGGACCAGCTCATCCGGGACTACGTTAATGCCGGAGCCTTCGAGCAGCTTGTCTCTGAAAAAGGGATCGCCAACGATCACACCGTGGTCTTTTACGGTGACAAAAGCAACTGGTGGGCAACCTACGCCTTTTGGGTCTTCAAGCTCTTCGGCCACGAGAAGTGCCGCATCATGGACGGCGGTCGCCAGAAGTGGATCGACGAGGGGCGTGAGTTCAGCAAAGAGGTCCCCGCCTACCCGGCCACCGACTATAAGGTAACAAGCACTCACGAGGAGACGATACGGGCGTTCCGCGAGGACGTCGATAAGCACCTTGAGGGGCAGAAGCCCTTGGTGGACGTGCGCTCCCCAGGGGAGTTTACGGGTGAGCTCCTTCACATGGAGGAGTACCCGCAGGAGGGCGCTCTCCGCGGCGGCCACATTCCGGGCGCGGCCAGCATCCCTTGGGGGACGGCGGTCAACGAGGACCAGACCTTCAAGTCGGCCGAGGAGCTCTGGTCCATCTACAAGGAACAGAACAATCTGGACCCCGCCGACGATATCATCGCGTACTGCCGCATTGGCGAGCGGTCCTCTCATACCTGGTTCGTCTTGACCTACCTGCTGGGCTACCAGGAGGTGCGCAACTACGACGGCTCCTGGACCGAGTGGGGCAACCTCGTAAGGGCGCCCATAGAGAAGCCGTAA
- the sufD gene encoding Fe-S cluster assembly protein SufD, whose protein sequence is MSRKKAERPEAAAASLASEETTQAFSEAFVNLLAARGDEPAWMRKRREASWEDFVRLPMPKADDESWRRTDIRALEIGSFASALAQNVPEKYLDAKPRGVALPIPRGPATENVVVHANGTAVHVHLNEDLARRGVIFTDIGTAVRQHSDLLERYYLTGKITEGGQKFAALHGAFCTGGTFLYVPPGVVVDVPLQSVVSFRAGQVADSSHTLVVAGDNSQVTLLEELSSKNGMGPGLHVGGVELFIGPGANVQFGHIQAWGQSVWNFATHRAHLGRDSHLQWVSGLWGSRLSKVFQEVELQDRGGRAEMLALLLGTRRQHLDYETYQDHQARDCTSDLLYKGTFNDRARSVWRGMIRVAPGADGTDAYQVNNNLLLDRRARADSIPGLQIEANEVRCTHAATASQLDKEQLFYLRSRGVPPDVAQRIIVEGFFQQVLQRITADVIERRLRKAVDAALIPR, encoded by the coding sequence ATGAGCCGAAAAAAGGCGGAGAGGCCGGAGGCCGCCGCCGCATCTCTGGCCTCGGAGGAGACCACGCAGGCTTTCTCCGAGGCCTTCGTCAATCTATTGGCCGCCAGGGGCGACGAGCCGGCCTGGATGCGTAAGCGGCGCGAGGCGTCCTGGGAGGATTTCGTCCGCCTGCCCATGCCCAAGGCGGACGATGAATCCTGGCGGCGGACCGACATCCGGGCCCTGGAGATCGGCTCTTTCGCGTCGGCCTTGGCTCAGAATGTGCCTGAGAAGTATCTCGACGCCAAACCCCGTGGCGTGGCCCTTCCCATCCCACGCGGGCCGGCCACCGAGAACGTGGTCGTGCACGCCAACGGCACCGCCGTCCACGTCCACCTAAACGAGGACTTGGCCCGCCGGGGGGTTATCTTCACCGACATCGGCACAGCCGTCCGGCAACACTCGGACCTGCTGGAGCGCTACTATCTCACGGGGAAGATTACGGAAGGGGGGCAGAAGTTCGCCGCACTGCACGGGGCCTTTTGCACCGGGGGGACGTTCCTCTACGTTCCGCCGGGGGTGGTGGTGGACGTCCCCCTCCAGTCCGTTGTCAGCTTCCGCGCAGGGCAGGTGGCCGACAGCTCCCACACGCTGGTCGTCGCCGGGGATAATAGCCAGGTCACGCTCCTCGAAGAGCTATCCTCCAAGAACGGGATGGGCCCCGGCCTCCATGTCGGCGGGGTGGAGCTCTTCATCGGCCCCGGCGCGAATGTCCAGTTCGGCCACATACAGGCTTGGGGTCAGAGCGTTTGGAACTTCGCCACCCACCGGGCCCACCTCGGCCGCGACAGCCATCTCCAATGGGTATCGGGGCTTTGGGGGAGCCGCCTCTCAAAGGTTTTTCAGGAAGTGGAGCTTCAGGACCGGGGCGGTCGGGCCGAGATGCTGGCCCTCCTGTTGGGAACCCGCCGCCAGCATCTCGATTACGAGACCTATCAGGACCACCAGGCACGCGACTGCACTTCCGACCTGCTCTATAAAGGCACCTTCAACGACAGAGCCCGCTCCGTCTGGCGGGGCATGATCCGGGTAGCCCCTGGGGCCGATGGGACCGACGCATATCAGGTCAACAACAACCTCCTGTTGGACAGGAGGGCCCGGGCCGACTCAATTCCAGGGCTCCAGATCGAGGCCAACGAGGTCCGCTGCACTCACGCGGCCACGGCCAGCCAGCTAGATAAGGAACAGCTCTTTTACCTTCGAAGCCGAGGGGTGCCGCCCGATGTCGCCCAAAGAATAATCGTCGAGGGGTTCTTCCAGCAGGTCTTGCAGCGCATAACAGCGGATGTCATCGAGCGACGCCTGCGGAAGGCCGTAGATGCGGCGCTTATCCCCCGGTAG
- the sufB gene encoding Fe-S cluster assembly protein SufB: MKGMPDLAKIQDAIDQAVPVKGSEDTGDYQYGFHYPDESVFRSSKGLRKEVVEEISWIKEEPEWMLKLRLEALEIFYSKPLPQWGGDLNTLDFDDIYYYVRPTDSQGKTWDEVPDNIKETFDRIGIPEDEQKFLGGVGAQYDSEVVYHSLKKELSDQGVIFLDMDSALREHPDVVREYFTSIIPSADNKFAALNTAVWSGGSFVYIPAGVKVDIPLQAYFRINSEKMGQFERTIIIAEEGAEVHYVEGCTAPSFETDSLHSAVVEIICKAGSRVRYTTIQNWSNNVYNLVTKRAVAYRDATMEWVDGNLGSKLTMKYPSVYMMEPGAHGEILSIAFASRGQHQDAGGKVIHAAPYTTSVITSKSIAKNGGRASYRGLLKVAKGAVGSKSTVVCDALILDAESRSDTYPYIEVDEQEVTIAHEATVSKIGDEQLFYLMSRGLSEAEASNMIVRGFIEPLVRELPMEYAVEMNRLIQLQMEGSVG; this comes from the coding sequence ATGAAAGGAATGCCGGATTTGGCCAAAATCCAGGACGCCATCGATCAGGCGGTCCCGGTGAAGGGGTCAGAGGATACCGGGGATTACCAGTACGGCTTCCATTACCCTGATGAGTCAGTCTTCCGCTCCAGCAAGGGGCTTAGAAAGGAGGTCGTGGAGGAGATCTCCTGGATTAAGGAAGAGCCTGAGTGGATGCTAAAACTCCGCCTGGAGGCCCTGGAGATTTTCTACTCCAAGCCCCTTCCCCAGTGGGGCGGGGATCTGAACACTCTGGACTTCGACGACATCTATTACTACGTCAGGCCGACCGATAGCCAAGGCAAGACGTGGGACGAGGTTCCGGATAACATCAAGGAGACCTTCGACCGGATCGGCATCCCCGAGGACGAGCAGAAGTTCCTCGGGGGGGTAGGGGCCCAGTACGACTCGGAGGTCGTCTACCACAGCCTGAAGAAGGAGCTCTCGGACCAGGGGGTCATCTTCCTCGACATGGACAGCGCTTTGCGTGAACACCCCGATGTCGTCCGGGAGTACTTCACCAGCATCATCCCCTCGGCGGACAACAAGTTTGCCGCCCTCAATACTGCTGTCTGGAGCGGCGGCAGCTTCGTCTACATCCCTGCGGGTGTCAAGGTCGATATCCCTCTGCAGGCCTACTTCCGCATTAACTCCGAGAAGATGGGCCAGTTCGAGCGCACCATCATCATCGCCGAGGAGGGGGCCGAGGTCCACTACGTGGAGGGCTGCACGGCGCCCAGCTTCGAAACCGATTCGCTCCACAGCGCCGTGGTGGAAATTATCTGTAAGGCCGGCTCCCGGGTGCGATACACGACAATCCAGAACTGGTCCAACAACGTCTACAATCTCGTTACGAAGCGGGCGGTGGCCTACCGGGATGCCACGATGGAGTGGGTCGACGGCAACCTGGGCAGCAAGCTCACCATGAAGTACCCCAGCGTCTACATGATGGAGCCCGGCGCCCACGGCGAGATTCTCTCCATCGCCTTCGCCTCCAGAGGCCAGCATCAAGACGCCGGCGGGAAGGTCATCCATGCTGCGCCCTACACCACGTCGGTCATTACATCCAAGTCCATCGCCAAGAACGGAGGGAGGGCCAGCTACCGCGGGCTGCTGAAGGTGGCCAAGGGGGCGGTGGGCTCCAAGTCCACCGTCGTCTGCGACGCCCTCATTCTGGACGCGGAATCGCGCTCGGACACCTACCCGTACATCGAAGTCGACGAGCAGGAGGTGACCATCGCGCACGAGGCTACGGTGAGCAAGATCGGCGACGAGCAGCTCTTCTACCTCATGAGCCGCGGGCTTAGTGAAGCGGAAGCCTCCAACATGATTGTCAGAGGCTTCATCGAGCCCCTCGTGAGGGAGCTGCCGATGGAGTACGCAGTCGAGATGAACCGGCTCATCCAGCTCCAGATGGAAGGCTCCGTGGGCTAA
- the sufC gene encoding Fe-S cluster assembly ATPase SufC, with amino-acid sequence MGAELVIRNLHASVEGNQILKGVDLTVRAGEIHSLMGPNGSGKSTLAYVLMGHPSYEVDEGEVLLDGENILEMEPDERARKGLFLAFQYPTAVPGVSVADFLRTAVSSIRLGPSEEGRTTNLIPMREFRKEIIERMTELGIDTAFARRHLNDGFSGGEKKRAEILQMALLKPRMAVLDETDSGLDIDALQAVAEGVNRQMSSELGVLLITHYQRILNYIKPDFVHIMLDGRIVRSGGPELAHELEAKGYDMVKELAS; translated from the coding sequence ATGGGAGCGGAACTGGTTATCCGTAACCTCCACGCGAGCGTGGAGGGCAACCAAATCTTGAAGGGGGTCGACCTTACGGTCCGGGCGGGAGAGATTCATTCCCTCATGGGGCCCAACGGTTCGGGTAAGAGCACCCTGGCCTACGTCCTTATGGGCCATCCCTCCTATGAGGTGGATGAGGGGGAGGTGCTGCTCGACGGGGAGAACATCCTGGAGATGGAGCCCGACGAGCGGGCCCGAAAAGGCCTCTTCCTTGCCTTCCAGTACCCGACCGCCGTTCCCGGGGTCAGCGTGGCTGACTTCCTCCGGACGGCTGTCAGCTCGATCCGGCTTGGGCCTTCCGAGGAAGGCCGGACCACAAACCTCATTCCCATGCGGGAGTTCCGAAAGGAGATCATTGAGCGGATGACGGAGCTCGGAATCGACACCGCTTTCGCCAGGCGCCACCTGAACGACGGGTTTTCGGGCGGGGAGAAGAAGCGGGCCGAGATTCTCCAGATGGCCCTGCTTAAGCCCCGTATGGCCGTCCTGGATGAGACCGACTCGGGGCTAGACATCGACGCCCTCCAGGCCGTGGCCGAAGGGGTCAACCGGCAGATGAGCAGCGAGCTCGGGGTGTTGCTAATCACGCATTACCAGCGTATTCTTAATTACATCAAACCTGACTTCGTCCACATCATGCTGGACGGGCGAATTGTCCGCTCGGGCGGCCCGGAGCTGGCCCACGAGCTTGAAGCCAAAGGCTACGACATGGTCAAGGAGTTGGCGTCGTAG
- a CDS encoding MarR family transcriptional regulator, with the protein MGSMAIGKSSPAEALVRSLKRHGRMTIKELQEALGVTRTAVRQQLSALEAKGLVERTIESRGVGRPRGLYSLSAEGNKLFAREYETLLMGVLDEIQATEGEARLRNLLGRVGRKLADTFGPLPVGQPLADRLAYLAKQLTGRGHLTEVEPAPEGYTLNMYNCPYHEVVATYPAICEMERTMLENLLQSRVELHQCILDEEQTSCVYAVAAPESEAEASG; encoded by the coding sequence ATGGGTTCGATGGCGATAGGAAAATCTTCGCCGGCCGAGGCGCTGGTTCGGAGCCTCAAGCGCCACGGCAGGATGACCATCAAGGAGCTCCAGGAAGCCCTGGGAGTGACCCGCACGGCCGTTCGCCAGCAGCTTTCGGCCTTGGAGGCCAAGGGGCTCGTGGAGCGGACCATTGAGAGCCGGGGCGTGGGGCGGCCCAGGGGACTTTACTCTCTCTCCGCCGAGGGCAACAAGCTCTTCGCCCGGGAGTACGAAACGCTCCTTATGGGTGTGCTCGATGAGATACAGGCCACCGAAGGCGAGGCCAGGCTACGAAACCTCCTGGGACGTGTCGGCAGAAAGCTGGCCGACACCTTCGGGCCCCTGCCTGTCGGCCAACCGCTGGCCGACCGGCTTGCTTATTTGGCGAAGCAATTGACCGGGCGAGGGCATTTGACAGAGGTGGAACCGGCCCCGGAGGGCTACACTCTGAACATGTATAACTGCCCGTACCATGAGGTCGTGGCCACCTACCCGGCTATCTGCGAGATGGAGCGAACTATGTTGGAGAACCTCCTGCAGTCCAGGGTCGAGCTCCACCAGTGCATCCTGGATGAGGAGCAGACGTCCTGCGTATACGCTGTTGCGGCCCCCGAGAGTGAGGCTGAGGCCTCTGGGTAG